The Lactuca sativa cultivar Salinas chromosome 2, Lsat_Salinas_v11, whole genome shotgun sequence genome includes a window with the following:
- the LOC111875927 gene encoding putative disease resistance protein RGA3 has translation MTFNLFPLHIALTLSLSLSHRLTLAFSTVKMAEALVTIAAEGILKKVLTIAASEIAIAWGCEEKLSSLHRTLDLIRAKLSDAESQKGTQAVMVWLKQLKDVVDEADDVLDEVHYEMLRRQIKKPDRLSTKVSCLPILKKFSFRNEIGHKIQNINKTLLEIYTQANGLGLQNEHPAGSVPDGLYRETIPHPEEFKIVGRDDDVLRIIEFLTQSRKEEKLAVVPIVGMGGIGKTALAKLVYNDKRIVQHFRGCLDKCIFSLLLIAYCGGKLSFFSLSKHPLNVKAWLCVSVKVDIITLLAKIYESLVGKKPESDSKVNLIKSLEEKLGSKRYFLVLDDVWVEERPYWEEFRRCMLSVNSQNGSCILVTTRKLEIGTRDMIMDSYCLEGLSNDECWSIFRERAFVGGESPSPELEEIGREIVNKCGGLPLLLNVIGGMFANYSGPEKWLSIKNSKVWDLEEERDRFQKSLELSFDNLPNSIIKQCFVYCSIFEKDTVMEREELVRLWMALGLVQADEASNKEMEVVGNDIFQILVNNSLFQDVKRDEYGHITHCSMHDLVHDLLLSLSKHESLRLMGVKNDDIARIPQIKHLIFYQLYHELEGKICKFIERDTVARTLRTLFIEGEVEKNFSFERFKCMRILKLKGCHIDKLHDSIGELVHLRYLDLSNTEIHVLPESIGNLYHLQTLKLPYGFKQFPESMRNLISLRYFQGHIKIPTNIVGHLTSLRNLSSFTVLSSMGHGIEVLHHLNNLTGKLRICDLENVRSKEDAFKAGLSSKKNIYDIEFNWSEYNESANRNDKDVLEGLQPPRDVKTLTINKFSGDNFPDWTPLDNLMKISLSGCRNCLSLPMLEHLPHLRNLFLSNMDSLTCLRNSDVTGSTKPLFPSLRSLGLIHMKRLEKWIDGAPNSSKMISPVLESLSIRDCPKIVLLDESHPHPLNSLEIRACTGLVSIKSIQGLTSLETLVISRCDSLLGITNLPNQCHSLKTLKITYCSKLNSLPLKLFDCFAFLNKLKLGPFSQELDYLPSLKGIEKLRDHLHSLDLWGWDDWESMPEEIQHLTSLTRLQIHKFGIQELPMWLTNMSSIRHLLFHDCKGLDKETVKRGAPHEANFVSVNYSRVSINRDVN, from the exons ATGACTTTTAATTTGTTTCCGCTTCACATTGCTCtgaccctctctctctctctctctcatcgccTCACTCTAGCTTTCTCAACAGTGAAAATGGCCGAAGCACTAGTGACTATTGCTGCCGAGGGGATACTGAAAAAGGTGTTGACTATCGCTGCCAGCGAAATCGCCATTGCTTGGGGCTGTGAAGAAAAGCTGAGCAGTCTTCACAGAACATTGGATCTGATTCGTGCCAAGTTGAGCGACGCGGAAAGTCAAAAGGGAACACAAGCTGTGATGGTGTGGCTGAAGCAGCTAAAAGATGTAGTGGATGAAGCTGATGATGTGTTGGACGAGGTTCATTACGAAATGTTGAGGCGACAGATAAAGAAACCAGATCGGTTGTCAACAAAGGTATCGTGCCTTCCAATCTTAAAAAAGTTTTCATTTCGTAATGAAATAGGTCATAAAATCCAAAACATCAATAAAACGTTGCTTGAGATCTATACACAAGCAAACGGTTTAGGACTACAAAATGAACACCCAGCTGGCTCTGTTCCAGATGGACTCTATCGGGAGACTATTCCACATCCAGAAGAATTCAAGATTGTTGGGAGGGATGATGATGTACTACGTATCATAGAGTTTTTAACCCAATCAAGAAAGGAAGAAAAACTTGCAGTTGTTCCCATTGTGGGAATGGGTGGTATTGGGAAGACAGCTTTGGCTAAGTTGGTCTACAATGATAAAAGAATCGTGCAACATtttagagggtgtttggataaatgcatttttagcttattgcttattgcttattgtggtggg aagctgtcatttttttccctatccaaacaccctcttAATGTTAAAGCATGGTTGTGTGTGTCGGTTAAGGTTGACATCATCACTCTTCTTGCAAAGATCTATGAATCTCTTGTTGGAAAGAAACCTGAGTCGGACTCTAAGGTCAATTTAATTAAAAGTCTTGAAGAGAAATTGGGATCAAAAAGATATTTTCTTGTCTTGGATGATGTTTGGGTTGAAGAGAGGCCATATTGGGAAGAGTTTAGGAGATGTATGCTAAGTGTAAACTCACAAAATGGAAGTTGCATTCTTGTCACTACACGGAAACTTGAAATTGGAACTCGCGATATGATCATGGATTCCTATTGTCTGGAAGGTCTTTCCAATGATGAGTGTTGGTCAATCTTTAGAGAAAGAGCGTTTGTGGGAGGAGAATCACCTTCACCAGAATTGGAGGAGATAGGTCGTGAGATTGTGAATAAGTGTGGTGGTTTACCATTGCTATTAAATGTAATAGGTGGCATGTTTGCAAATTACAGTGGTCCAGAGAAGTGGTTATCCATAAAAAACAGCAAGGTTTGGGATCTAGAAGAAGAAAGGGATAGATTTCAAAAGAGTTTGGAACTGAGCTTTGATAATCTCCCTAATTCTATTATCAAGCAATGTTTTGTATATTGTTCCATCTTTGAAAAAGACACGGTAATGGAAAGGGAAGAACTGGTGCGACTTTGGATGGCTTTAGGATTGGTTCAAGCAGATGAGGCAAGTAACAAGGAGATGGAGGTTGTGGGAAATGATATTTTTCAAATATTGGTTAACAATTCATTGTTTCAAGATGTTAAAAGGGATGAGTATGGTCACATCACTCATTGTAGTATGCATGATCTGGTGCATGATCTTTTGTTATCACTTTCGAAACATGAAAGCTTACGTCTGATGGGTGTGAAGAATGATGATATTGCTCGTATTCCTCAGATTAAGCATCTCATTTTTTACCAATTATATCATGAATTAGAAGGCAAGATTTGTAAGTTCATTGAAAGGGATACAGTGGCTAGAACTTTGCGCACATTGTTCATCGAGGGTGAAGTTGAGAAGAATTTTTCATTTGAACGATTCAAGTGCATGAGAATCTTAAAACTCAAAGGATGTCATATAGATAAGTTACACGATTCAATTGGAGAGTTGGTGCATCTTAGGTATCTTGATTTGTCAAATACAGAGATCCATGTTCTTCCAGAATCTATTGGTAACTTATACCACTTGCAAACTCTAAAGTTGCCTTATGGATTTAAGCAGTTTCCAGAATCCATGAGAAATTTAATAAGCCTGCGATATTTCCAAGGTCACATAAAGATTCCCACCAATATTGTAGGACACCTGACCTCTCTTCGAAATTTGTCTTCCTTCACAGTGCTTAGTAGTATGGGACATGGTATTGAAGTGCTACACCATTTGAATAACCTTACTGGAAAGCTCCGTATTTGCGATCTAGAAAATGTTAGGAGCAAAGAGGATGCTTTCAAGGCAGGTTTATCTAGCAAGAAAAACATATACGATATTGAATTCAATTGGAGTGAGTATAATGAAAGTGCCAACAGAAATGACAAGGATGTATTGGAAGGCTTACAACCCCCTCGAGATGTGAAAACATTGACAATTAACAAATTTTCTGGTGATAATTTTCCAGATTGGACGCCACTTGACAATCTCATGAAGATCTCACTAAGTGGATGTCGCAACTGCCTCTCTCTTCCAATGCTTGAGCACCTACCACATCTTCGGAATCTTTTCTTATCTAATATGGACAGTTTGACATGCTTAAGGAATTCTGATGTTACTGGATCAACGAAGCCTTTGTTTCCATCGTTGAGATCACTCGGACTAATACATATGAAAAGACTGGAAAAGTGGATAGATGGAGCACCCAACAGCTCAAAAATGATTTCTCCTGTCCTCGAGAGCTTGTCCATTCGGGATTGCCCGAAGATTGTTCTCTTAGATGAATCCCATCCCCACCCTCTTAATTCCTTAGAGATTAGAGCTTGCACAGGTCTTGTGTCCATTAAGAGCATACAAGGCCTTACATCTCTCGAAACTTTAGTAATTTCCAGGTGTGATAGTCTTTTAGGAATAACCAATTTGCCCAACCAATGTCATTCTTTGAAGACTTTGAAAATTACCTACTGCAGCAAACTGAATTCCTTGCCTCTAAAATTGTTTGATTGTTTTGCATTCTTAAATAAGTTGAAACTTGGTCCATTTTCACAGGAGCTCGATTATCTCCCAAGTCTCAAAGGTATCGAGAAGTTAAGGGACCACCTTCACTCATTGGACTTGTGGGGTTGGGATGATTGGGAATCAATGCCAGAAGAAATACAACACCTCACCTCACTGACTCGGTTACAAATACATAAATTTGGAATACAAGAGCTGCCTATGTGGTTAACCAACATGTCATCCATCCGACATTTACTTTTCCATGATTGCAAGGGTCTAGATAAAGAAACGGTTAAACGAGGAGCGCCTCATGAAGCAAATTTTGTTAGTGTAAATTATTCAAGGGTTTCCATAAATAGAGATGTTAATTAG